Proteins encoded by one window of Cyclobacteriaceae bacterium:
- a CDS encoding M20/M25/M40 family metallo-hydrolase has translation MNRILVLSAICVSLTILSSCKKETRPEIFSRINAEVLQNAKAYTTLQETTSTIGHRLTGSENGSKAEEYTYSKFKEYGFTDVQYQEFETKAWSRGTVSVTISGEAVKAVTLGHSPIEADITGELVDMGNGLEADYAANPGKAEGKIVLIYIGVLDGSAEGTRNLHRSEKAAIAIKNGAKGVVIFNQVDGGVLLTGTASVTGELIPIPAVCIGKEKGMELKEKLKAGEKVEVQIQMTNHSDLIKARNVIATLKGSELPDEKIIIGGHLDSWDLSTGAIDNGIGSFAILDIARAFKTNNLKPKRTIQFVMFMGEEQGLLGSTHMVKEAVKDGTIESVKYMFNIDMGGNPIGVNAGGKLNDTTFFKTIGEEIAAIDTVYRNRFSNRSGLHSDHQPFMLEGVPILSIISNLDRAIYKCYHADCDDFNLVNKDHITNTARFGTMILFALANADKLPADKMDSETTKQFMIDNNLEEPLRIAGDWKWD, from the coding sequence ATGAATAGAATTCTTGTCTTGTCAGCCATCTGCGTATCGCTCACCATTCTGTCCTCGTGCAAAAAGGAAACGCGACCTGAAATTTTTTCCAGAATCAATGCCGAGGTACTTCAAAATGCCAAAGCCTACACAACATTGCAAGAGACTACATCAACCATTGGTCATCGGTTAACTGGATCAGAGAATGGCAGCAAGGCAGAAGAATACACCTATTCTAAATTCAAGGAATACGGTTTTACCGATGTGCAGTACCAGGAATTTGAAACCAAAGCCTGGTCTCGTGGTACCGTATCCGTTACGATTAGCGGGGAAGCGGTGAAGGCTGTAACCTTAGGGCATTCACCAATAGAAGCAGATATAACCGGTGAATTGGTAGACATGGGCAATGGGCTTGAGGCCGATTATGCGGCCAACCCTGGAAAAGCTGAAGGAAAAATTGTACTAATTTATATAGGTGTGTTGGATGGGAGTGCTGAAGGTACCCGTAACCTGCATCGCAGTGAGAAAGCGGCAATTGCCATTAAAAACGGAGCAAAGGGTGTGGTTATTTTCAACCAGGTGGATGGTGGTGTATTGCTTACAGGTACTGCTTCGGTAACGGGTGAATTAATTCCAATTCCGGCCGTTTGCATTGGAAAGGAGAAGGGGATGGAGCTAAAAGAAAAACTTAAAGCTGGAGAGAAAGTTGAGGTACAAATTCAAATGACCAACCACAGTGATTTGATTAAAGCCCGGAATGTAATTGCAACACTAAAAGGTTCTGAATTGCCTGATGAAAAAATAATTATCGGTGGCCATCTTGATTCGTGGGATTTATCCACCGGAGCCATCGACAACGGTATTGGTTCATTCGCCATATTGGATATTGCCCGTGCCTTCAAGACGAATAACCTGAAGCCAAAGCGCACCATTCAGTTTGTGATGTTTATGGGCGAGGAACAAGGTTTGCTTGGATCAACGCACATGGTGAAGGAAGCGGTGAAAGATGGTACCATAGAAAGTGTGAAGTATATGTTCAATATTGATATGGGCGGCAACCCTATCGGGGTTAATGCAGGGGGTAAATTGAATGACACTACATTTTTTAAGACCATAGGAGAGGAGATTGCAGCCATCGATACGGTTTATAGAAACAGGTTTAGTAACCGATCCGGTTTACATAGCGATCATCAACCCTTTATGCTGGAAGGTGTGCCCATTTTAAGTATCATCAGCAACCTTGATCGCGCCATCTACAAATGCTACCATGCCGACTGTGACGACTTTAATCTGGTTAACAAAGATCACATTACCAATACCGCTCGTTTTGGTACCATGATTTTATTTGCATTGGCAAATGCCGATAAATTACCAGCCGATAAAATGGATAGTGAAACTACGAAGCAATTTATGATTGACAATAACCTGGAAGAACCATTGCGGATTGCGGGTGATTGGAAGTGGGACTAA
- a CDS encoding S9 family peptidase: MQKIKFAPLTFLIVALWFVACSPKEKQANLPDVKPPIAKIEPFEVVSKHGHTRTDNYYWLKNREDSTVINYLTAENDYLDTMMAHTDAFQEALFEEMRGRIKEDDASVPYKLDDYYYYTRFVTGGEYPIYCRKKGSLDAPEEIVADGNELGKGQSYFNFFTSVSPDHKLAAIVMDTVGRNFYTVKFKDLATGKMLGDKIPNTRGGYEWTNDNKSMYYAVPDQETLRNYLIKRHILGTSADADPVIYEEKDETLAVYLGKTKSKKYIVLYSGRTDASFSQVIDADKPGKPVVVEPLKDNVDYSIDHAGGDAFYIRTNLDAKNYRLVQTPVSTPGSANWKDVIPNRENVFLSGVDYFKNFMAVEEMSAGLTTIRIINRSDNSEHAINFGEPAYTAGIGYNPDFNTNIIRYYYQSMTTPASTYDYNMDTREKELKKEQEVLGGFNKEDYATERVMVKARDGKEVPMSIVYRKDKFKKDGTVPGWIYGYGSYGSTMFPTFNTARLSLLDRGFVYAIAHVRGGQEMGGAWYEDGKMMNKKNTFTDFIDCSDWLIQNNYAAKDKLFASGGSAGGLLMGAIVNMRPELYRGVIAAVPFVDVVTTMMDESIPLTTFEWKEWGNPNIQEEYEYMLSYSPYDNVEKKDYPNLLVTTGLHDSQVQYWEPAKWVAKLRAMKTDNNRLYLYTNMDAGHGGASGRFRRLREVAREYTFVFDILGMKEVIETKPKIEKL, translated from the coding sequence ATGCAAAAAATAAAATTCGCACCCCTCACATTTCTGATTGTAGCGCTGTGGTTCGTTGCCTGTTCACCCAAAGAAAAACAGGCCAACTTACCGGATGTTAAACCACCTATTGCCAAAATTGAACCCTTTGAAGTAGTCAGCAAACACGGTCACACCCGTACTGATAATTATTACTGGTTAAAGAATCGGGAAGATTCAACCGTGATCAATTACCTCACTGCTGAAAACGACTACCTCGACACCATGATGGCCCACACTGATGCTTTTCAGGAAGCCCTCTTTGAAGAAATGCGCGGCCGGATTAAAGAAGATGATGCTTCCGTTCCCTATAAATTGGACGACTACTATTACTACACCCGTTTTGTTACCGGTGGCGAATACCCAATCTATTGCCGCAAAAAAGGTTCGTTGGATGCCCCTGAAGAAATTGTTGCCGATGGAAATGAACTTGGTAAAGGTCAATCCTATTTTAACTTCTTCACCTCTGTAAGTCCGGATCATAAACTGGCAGCCATTGTTATGGATACCGTTGGCAGAAATTTTTATACGGTTAAATTCAAAGATCTTGCAACCGGAAAAATGCTGGGAGATAAAATTCCAAACACGCGTGGTGGATACGAATGGACAAACGACAATAAATCCATGTACTATGCCGTACCCGATCAGGAAACATTGCGCAACTACCTGATCAAGCGACATATTCTCGGAACAAGTGCTGATGCCGATCCGGTTATTTATGAAGAGAAAGATGAAACGCTGGCAGTATATCTCGGAAAAACCAAATCAAAGAAATACATCGTTTTATATTCAGGCCGTACCGATGCGAGTTTCTCGCAGGTTATTGATGCCGATAAACCCGGTAAACCAGTGGTGGTTGAACCGCTAAAAGATAATGTGGATTATTCCATCGATCATGCAGGTGGCGATGCGTTTTATATCCGCACCAATCTGGACGCGAAAAATTATCGGCTAGTACAAACCCCGGTTTCAACTCCCGGTTCAGCCAATTGGAAAGATGTTATACCCAATAGGGAAAACGTTTTTCTATCTGGTGTAGATTATTTCAAGAATTTTATGGCTGTGGAGGAAATGAGTGCAGGACTTACCACCATCCGTATTATTAATCGTTCCGACAATTCAGAACACGCCATTAATTTTGGCGAGCCTGCCTACACGGCTGGCATTGGATACAATCCCGATTTTAACACCAACATCATCCGGTATTATTATCAGTCCATGACAACACCGGCCTCCACCTACGACTATAACATGGACACCCGCGAAAAAGAATTAAAGAAAGAACAAGAAGTACTGGGCGGATTCAACAAAGAAGATTACGCCACCGAACGCGTAATGGTAAAAGCACGTGATGGCAAGGAAGTACCGATGTCGATTGTCTATCGTAAAGATAAGTTTAAAAAAGACGGTACCGTTCCCGGATGGATTTACGGTTACGGCTCGTACGGCTCAACCATGTTCCCGACTTTCAATACGGCAAGGCTTAGCTTACTTGATCGTGGCTTTGTATATGCCATTGCCCATGTGCGTGGCGGACAGGAAATGGGGGGTGCCTGGTACGAGGACGGCAAGATGATGAATAAGAAAAACACCTTTACTGATTTTATCGACTGTTCCGATTGGCTCATTCAAAATAACTATGCAGCAAAAGATAAATTGTTTGCTTCAGGCGGCAGTGCCGGTGGCTTGTTAATGGGCGCCATTGTTAACATGCGACCCGAACTGTACCGTGGCGTTATTGCTGCAGTGCCATTCGTGGATGTGGTGACGACCATGATGGACGAAAGCATTCCGCTTACCACGTTTGAATGGAAGGAATGGGGTAATCCAAACATCCAGGAAGAATACGAATACATGCTCTCCTACTCTCCGTATGATAATGTAGAAAAGAAAGACTACCCGAATTTATTGGTTACTACAGGTCTGCACGATTCGCAAGTGCAGTATTGGGAACCCGCCAAATGGGTAGCCAAACTCCGGGCGATGAAAACCGACAATAACCGACTCTATTTATATACCAATATGGATGCGGGTCATGGTGGCGCCAGCGGACGATTCAGAAGGCTACGTGAGGTGGCGCGGGAGTACACGTTCGTTTTTGATATTCTGGGCATGAAAGAGGTAATTGAAACTAAACCAAAGATTGAAAAGCTTTAA
- a CDS encoding DsrE family protein encodes MKAITVFLVFLSSSFLHAQTLEDVSKAMDHAVYPVMKSHKFMGVMPVKNPILPMQATDKYKLVIDLVASSDDSVKVNFGITDIGRTFNLHVANGASPKNLDIIVVAHGPAVWSLLTNEAFEKKYGIPNPNIAFIKELNQHNVKFFVCGQNLTIMNIAPEELVSEVQVALSAKTALTHFQSLGYVVFEFRD; translated from the coding sequence ATGAAAGCAATTACCGTATTTCTGGTTTTCCTGAGCAGTTCATTTTTGCATGCACAAACCCTTGAAGACGTTTCCAAAGCCATGGATCACGCTGTTTATCCGGTTATGAAGAGCCACAAGTTTATGGGCGTAATGCCGGTTAAAAATCCAATATTACCAATGCAGGCTACTGATAAATATAAACTCGTAATCGATTTGGTGGCCTCATCGGACGACTCCGTTAAAGTTAATTTCGGCATAACTGATATTGGTCGAACATTTAATTTGCATGTTGCCAACGGAGCCAGCCCGAAAAACCTGGATATTATTGTGGTTGCGCATGGCCCGGCAGTTTGGTCTTTACTGACGAATGAAGCTTTTGAAAAGAAGTACGGAATACCGAATCCAAACATTGCTTTTATAAAGGAGTTGAATCAGCACAACGTGAAGTTTTTTGTGTGTGGTCAGAATCTCACCATAATGAATATCGCTCCGGAAGAATTGGTTTCGGAAGTTCAAGTAGCCCTGTCAGCCAAAACGGCACTTACCCATTTTCAATCACTGGGATATGTGGTGTTTGAGTTTCGCGATTAA
- a CDS encoding porin family protein — MKKYLLAFSILLSSICVSAQKLIVIPKIGATLATVSMSEPDIIQFPGFEDEIKSKIGFTIGAALNYSINDRISIQPELNFIQKGYTEKSTSTWMEDDDGRLITTVTTSTTKNTLNYLEIPALVKISFGGDTKFYALAGPSFGIGLGGKYSYDSKITESYDDVSDTFTNSDKGNIKFGDQPEDGEGMYIDNRFDFGLQLGGGILIARKIIIEARYGLGLSSLYDSEYEVKNRVFQFTVGMPLTLR, encoded by the coding sequence ATGAAAAAATACCTGCTTGCTTTCTCCATTTTGCTGAGCTCAATCTGTGTAAGTGCACAAAAGCTTATTGTAATTCCGAAGATCGGGGCTACACTCGCAACTGTATCGATGAGTGAACCTGATATTATTCAATTTCCTGGCTTTGAAGATGAAATCAAGTCGAAAATAGGTTTTACTATAGGTGCTGCGCTTAACTATTCAATTAATGACAGAATTTCAATACAACCAGAGTTAAACTTTATTCAGAAAGGCTATACAGAAAAGTCCACTTCAACCTGGATGGAGGATGATGATGGGCGTCTCATCACCACGGTAACCACATCCACGACAAAAAACACATTAAATTATCTTGAAATACCAGCCTTAGTGAAAATCTCTTTCGGAGGTGACACAAAATTCTATGCCCTTGCGGGTCCATCTTTTGGCATTGGCCTTGGAGGAAAATATTCATATGACAGCAAAATAACCGAGTCGTACGATGATGTTTCAGATACCTTTACGAACAGCGATAAAGGAAATATCAAGTTTGGTGACCAGCCAGAAGACGGTGAAGGTATGTATATCGACAATCGCTTCGATTTTGGGCTTCAGTTAGGTGGAGGTATTTTAATCGCTCGTAAAATCATAATTGAAGCTCGGTATGGCTTAGGCCTGTCAAGTTTATACGATTCGGAATATGAAGTGAAAAACAGGGTGTTTCAGTTTACCGTTGGTATGCCCCTTACTTTGAGGTGA